Genomic segment of Bubalus kerabau isolate K-KA32 ecotype Philippines breed swamp buffalo chromosome 6, PCC_UOA_SB_1v2, whole genome shotgun sequence:
TCTTGAGCTCTGAGTAGTAAGATGAAGAAGGGAACTAATAGGATGGGCGTAGCTGGGATGGTGAGACATCTGGGGCTGCCTTGACCCAAAGCACTAGACTCTTCTCTGGATGTTTCTCCCTGTCTCCTCACAAGAGATAGAGCTGCAGAGTAGTTCATGGGAAGTGTCTGACTGTCACTTGTCTCTGTCCTCTTGCTCCCCTTCCCAGGCCGTGATCCAGGGTGCGTTCACGAGTGATGATGCAGTTGACACAGAGGGGACAGCTGCTGAGACGCACTATACTTACTTCCCCAGCACTGCAGTGGGAGATGGGGCAGGGGGTACCACATCGGGCAGTACAGCAGCTGTTGTTACTACCCAGGGCTCAGAGGCACTACTGGGGCAGGCGACCCCTCCTGGCACTGGTGAGATATTATGTGAGGATGCTGGCTGGAGGGGCTAGGATAGGCTGTGGGACATGGCTGGTGGGCAGTGGGCCTTTACTCATGATCCCTTAATGATCACTAAGACCTGGGCAGACAGTGAGTCTGGGGCTGCCCTTCCAGCAGGAGGCAGTGTGTCTTGTTTTAGAGGAGGAGCCCAGGGCCTTGTCCTTAGAGCTTGGTGAGGGTCCTAGTCCTGTCCTGACGGAACCTCCCCTGCATCTTCACAGGTCAGTTCTTTGTGATGATGTCACCACAAGAAGtgttgcagggaggaagccagCGCTCTATTGCCCCCAGGACCCACCCTTATTCCCCGTGAGTGACCCTTGTTTCTTCTCAGTTACCAGGAATAGTCTTGATCCCTTCCAGAGATTTGGTGCGGTTGGTTCCTCACCCCAAACTCCAATCTCAGTTTTTGATCTTGCCTCTCACTCTGGGCACCCTGGGCTCTATTGTTAGGAAGTCAGAAGCTCCCCGGACAACTCGGGATGAGAAACGCAGGGCTCAGCATAATGAAGGTAGGCACGATCTGCATGTGAAGCTTGGCGCTGCCTGCTGGGATTGGGGACCTCTTTGATGTTGAAGGGAGAGGTTAGGTGATTTTATCCTGGGGCCTTTGGTGAGTTCTCTCCGAGTCACCTTGTCCTCTACTTGCCCCACAGTGGAGCGCCGCCGCCGAGACAAGATTAACAACTGGATCGTACAGCTGTCCAAGATCATCCCAGACTGCTCCATGGAGAGCACCAAGTCC
This window contains:
- the USF1 gene encoding upstream stimulatory factor 1 isoform X2 encodes the protein MYRVIQVSEGQLDGQTEGTGAISGYPATQSMTQAVIQGAFTSDDAVDTEGTAAETHYTYFPSTAVGDGAGGTTSGSTAAVVTTQGSEALLGQATPPGTGQFFVMMSPQEVLQGGSQRSIAPRTHPYSPKSEAPRTTRDEKRRAQHNEVERRRRDKINNWIVQLSKIIPDCSMESTKSGQSKGGILSKACDYIQELRQSNHRLSEELQGLDQLQLDNDVLRQQVEDLKNKNLLLRAQLRHHGVEVVIKSDSN